A stretch of Gouania willdenowi chromosome 21, fGouWil2.1, whole genome shotgun sequence DNA encodes these proteins:
- the pdk1 gene encoding pyruvate dehydrogenase (acetyl-transferring) kinase isozyme 1, mitochondrial, which produces MRILRFLRSSASVAKDIDFYSKFSPSPLSMKQFLDFGSEDACEKTSFTFLRQELPVRLANIMKEINLLPDNLLGTPSVRLVQSWYMQSFQDILEFKDSNANDEKITYDFTDAVIKIRNRHNDVIPTMAQGVVEYKEAYGIDPVVSQNVQYFLDRFYMSRISIRMLLNQHTLLFGGKVKVNPAHPKQIGSIDPHCRVSDVVKDAYENARNLCDRYYMNSPELILEEFNIKEPEKPATVVYVPSHLYHMVFELFKNAMRATMELYGDSMEYPSIHARIALGSEDLTVKVSDRGGGVPLRKIDRLFTYTYSTAPLPCVDGSRAAPLAGYGYGLPISRLYARYFQGDLKLYSLEGYGTDAVIYIRALSTESIERLPVYNKSAWKHYKTIHEADDWCVPSKEPKDMTTFRSF; this is translated from the exons ATGAGGATCCTCCGCTTCCTGCGGAGCAGCGCGTCCGTAGCGAAGGACATTGACTTCTATTCCAAGTTTTCTCCATCTCCACTGTCTATGAAGCAGTTCCTGGATTTCG GCTCTGAAGATGCCTGTGAGAAAACCTCGTTCACCTTCCTCAGACAGGAGCTTCCTGTCCGTTTGGCCAACATCATGAAAGAGATCAACCTGTTGCCAGATAACCTGCTGGGGACTCCCTCTGTGCGCCTGGTGCAGAGCTG GTACATGCAAAGTTTTCAGGATATACTGGAGTTCAAGGACAGCAACGCAAACGATGAGAAAATCACGTATGA CTTCACAGATGCCGTCATCAAAATCAGAAATCGACACAACGACGTGATTCCCACCATGGCTCAGGGAGTGGTGGAGTACAAGGAGGCGTACGGCATCGATCCGGTGGTCAGTCAGAACGTTCAGTACTTCCTGGATCGCTTTTACATGAGCCGCATTTCCATCAGGATGCTGCTCAACCAGCACA CTCTGCTCTTTGGTGGGAAGGTGAAGGTGAACCCAGCGCATCCCAAACAGATCGGCAGCATCGATCCTCACTGCAGAGTCAGCGACGTGGTCAAAG ACGCGTATGAGAACGCCAGAAACCTCTGTGACCGCTACTACATGAACTCCCCTGAGCTGATCCTGGAGGAATTTAACA TCAAGGAGCCAGAAAAACCTGCCACAGTGGTTTATGTACCGTCTCATCTCTATCACATGGTGTTTGAGCTGTTTAAG AATGCCATGCGTGCCACCATGGAGTTATATGGAGACTCCATGGAGTATCCTTCCATCCATGCTCGTATTGCTCTGGGTTCTGAGGATCTCACAGTTAAG GTGAGTGATCGTGGAGGAGGCGTTCCGCTGCGTAAGATCGACCGACTCTTCACCTACACATACTCCACGGCTCCTCTGCCCTGCGTCGACGGCTCTCGAGCTGCTCCTCTG GCTGGGTACGGCTACGGCCTGCCCATCTCTCGGCTGTACGCTCGGTACTTCCAAGGAGACCTGAAGTTATATTCTCTGGAAGGTTATGGAACCGACGCTGTGATCTACATTCGG GCGCTTTCCACCGAGTCCATCGAAAGGTTACCCGTGTACAACAAATCAGCCTGGAAACACTACAAGACCATCCACGAAGCAGACGACTGGTGCGTCCCCAGCAAAGAACCAAAGGACATGACAACGTTTCGTAGCTTTTAG